In Perca fluviatilis chromosome 11, GENO_Pfluv_1.0, whole genome shotgun sequence, the following proteins share a genomic window:
- the LOC120568009 gene encoding tripartite motif-containing protein 16-like, with amino-acid sequence MAQKGVQLDRELFSCSICLDTLKDPVTTCCGHNYCMNCIKSHWDEEDHKKSHSCPQCKQTFTPRPVLLKNTMLADLVEELKKTRLQVAPADHCYAGAEDVACDVCTGRKLKSLKSCLVCLMSYCDQHLQLHYDVPQLKKHKLVEPSKKLQENVCSRHDEVMKMFCRTDQQLICYLCSVDEHKGHDTVSAAAERTERQKKLEGSRQNIQQRIQDREKDVKLLQQQVEAINESADKAVEDSEKIFTELICLMEKRSSDVKQQVRSQQKSEVSRVKELQEKLEQEITELKRKDAELKKLSHTEDHNQFLQNYPLLSRLSQSTSSIHISPLSYFEDVTAAMSEVRDKLQDVLREKWTNVSLTGTEVDVSLPQPEPKTRADFLKYSRDITLDPNTAHTLLLLSDGNRKATYMSQHQLYSSHPDRFTDYPQVLSRESLTGRCYWEVEKRERGDVSVAVAYKNISRAERLNECLFGQNDKSWALDSYINLCMYNNVKTSVSGSVSSRVGVYLDHSAGILSFYSVSETMTLLHRVQTTFTQPLYAGLYLYSGASAELCKLK; translated from the coding sequence ATGGCAcagaaaggagttcagctggaccgggagctcttctcttgttccatctgtctggatacactgaaggatccggtgactactTGTTGTGGACACAactactgcatgaactgtattaaaagccactggGATGAAGAGGATCATAAGAAGAGCCATAGCTGTCCTCAGTGCAAGCAGACgttcacaccgaggcctgtcctgctgaaaaacaccatgttagcagatttagtggaggagctgaagaagactaGACTCCAAGttgctcctgctgatcactgctatgctggagctgaagatgtggcctgtgatgtctgcactggGAGGAAACTAAAATCTCTCAAATCCTGTCTGGTGTGTCTGATGTCCTATTGTGACCAACACCTCCAGCTTCATTATGATGTTCCTCAactaaagaaacacaagctggtggagccctccaagaagctccaggagaacgtctgctctcgtcatgatgaggtgatgaagatgttctgtcgtactgatcagcagcttatctgttatctctgctctgtggatgaacataaaggccacgacacagtctcagctgcagcagaaaggactgagaggcagaaaaagctcgaggggagtcgacaaaacatccagcagagaatccaggacagagagaaagatgtgaagctaCTTCAACAGCAGGTGGAGGCGATCAATGAATCTgctgataaagcagtggaggacagcgagaAGATCTTCACTGAGCTGATCTGTCTCatggagaaaagaagctctgatgtgaagcagcaggtcagatcccagcagaaaagtgaagtgagtcgagtcaaagagcttcaggagaagctggagcaggagatcactgagctgaagaggaaagacgctgagctgaagaagctctcacacacagaggatcacaaccAGTTTCTACAGAACTACCCCTTATTGTCACGACTCAGCCAATCAacatccagcatccatatcAGTCCTCTGAGCTACTTTGAGGATGTGACAGCGGCCatgtcagaagtcagagataaactacaggacgtcctgagagagaagtggacaaacgtctcactgacagggactgaagtgGATGTTTCACTGCCACAACCAGAACCCAAAACCAGAGCTGacttcttaaaatattcacgtgacatcacactggatccaaacacagcacacacactgctgttatTATCTGATGGGAACAGAAAAGCAACATACATGAGTCAACATCAGCTttattctagtcacccagacagattcactgATTATcctcaggtcctgagtagagagagtctgactggacgttgttactgggaggtggagaagagagagagaggagacgtttctgtagcagtcgcatacaagaatatcagcagagcagagAGATTGAATGAATGTTTGTTTGGACAAAATGACAAATCCTGGGCTTTAGACAGTTACATTAACTTGTGTATGTACAACAATGTCAAAACTTCCGTCTCAGGTTCTgtgtcctccagagtaggagtgtacctggatcacagtgcaggtattctgtccttctacagcgtctctgaaaccatgactctcctccacagagtccagaccacattcactcagccgctcTATGCTGGACTTTATCTTTATTCTGGAgcctctgctgagttgtgtaaactgaaatag